A window of Panicum virgatum strain AP13 chromosome 8K, P.virgatum_v5, whole genome shotgun sequence contains these coding sequences:
- the LOC120644111 gene encoding protein ACTIVITY OF BC1 COMPLEX KINASE 1, chloroplastic-like isoform X2, protein MELCTACIWTSAHWSQTVNPNRQASYHGFVRSISASPQRRRRSTLCVMNAASTSAPVSSQGVTQLPRSNGPGLKSISSNKPSSAMEQLDIERGVCIPFRKYTPEMVRKKVLDSRGSILSLASRGVEIIWKLGFYWSSLMYDFLVGRDEEIVPYRARQLRNLLCDLGPSFIKAGQVLANRPDIIREDYMNELCILQDDVPPVPNQVAFAIIEEELGQPLERLFSKISSETIAAASLGQVYRATLRETGEDVAIKVQRPGIEPIIYRDLFLFRTLASFLNGISLQKLGCNAELIVDEFGEKLLEELDYTLEATNIEDFLENFKDDPTVKIPQVYKQLSGSRVLVMEWIDGIRCTDPQAIKEAGIDVEGFLTVGVSAALRQLLEFGLFHGDPHPGNIFAMRDGRIAYVDFGNVAVLSQQNKQILIDAVVHAVNEDYAEMANDFTRLGFLASGTDVAPIIPALEAIWQNSAGKGLADFNFRSVTGKFNQLVYNFPIRIPERFSLVIRSLLTQEGICFTLKPDFKFLEVAYPYVAKRLLTDPNPALRERLIQVLFKDGAFQWKRLENLIVLAKENVSKMSSNPALKKNSSQAVRSQQLESKLDLTETIKDGARMFLIDAGIRRQLILAFTEDSKLHVEELVDVYRLVEDQIDMPSVALEVLQDLPSVVRDFMLSWSDSILSDRRY, encoded by the exons ATGGAGCTCTGCACGGCATGTATCTGGACTTCAGCGCACTGGTCTCAAACAGTAAATCCTAACAGACAAGCATCATACCATGGATTTGTGAGGTCAATCTCCGCATCACCCCAAAGGAGAAGGCGATCAACCCTCTGTGTCATGAATGCTGCATCAACTAGTGCTCCAGTCTCATCTCAAGGCGTAACCCAACTTCCACGCAGCAACGGCCCAGGTCTCAAAAGTATATCCAGCAACAAACCCAGCAGTGCAATGGAGCAACTTGATATTGAACGTGGTGTTTGTATCCCATTCCGAAAGTACACTCCAGAAATG GTCAGGAAAAAGGTTTTGGATTCAAGAGGCTCCATACTATCCCTCGCTAGTCGGGGAGTGGAGATAATTTGGAAACTCGGATTTTACTGGTCATCTCTAATGTATGACTTCTTGGTTGGACGGGATGAAGAAATTGTTCCATATCGCGCCCGCCAGCTTCGCAATCTTTTATGTGACCTGGGGCCATCTTTCATCAAAGCAGGACAG GTTCTAGCAAACAGACCTGATATTATTCGAGAGGATTATATGAATGAACTCTGCATCTTGCAAGATGATGTTCCTCCAGTCCCTAACCAG GTGGCTTTTGCCATAATTGAGGAGGAACTTGGACAGCCTCTAGAGAGATTGTTCAGCAAAATTTCATCGGAGACAATAGCAGCAGCTAGTTTGGGTCAAGTTTACCGCGCGACACTAAGAGAAACTGGCGAGGATGTTGCTATTAAG GTTCAGAGACCAGGGATTGAACCAATAATATACCGAGACCTTTTTCTGTTCCGCACTTTGGCTTCATTTTTGAATGGGATTAGTCTTCAGAAATTAGGGTGCAACGCAGAGCTTATTGTTGATGAATTTGGTGAAAAACTTTTGGAGGAACTTGATTACACTCTT GAAGCTACAAATATCGAGGATTTCCTAGAAAATTTTAAGGATGACCCAACTGTTAAGATACCTCAAGTGTACAAGCAACTCTCAGGTTCTCGTGTTCTGGTGATGGAGTGGATAGATGGAATTAGATGTACGGACCCACAG GCTATAAAAGAAGCTGGAATTGATGTGGAAGGCTTTCTAACAGTTGGAGTAAGTGCTGCCTTGCGTCAGTTACTTGAATTTGGTCTTTTCCATGGAGATCCACACcctggaaatatttttgcaatGCGTGATGGTCGGATTGCATATGTCGACTTTGGCAATGTGGCCGTCCTTAGCCAG CAAAATAAACAAATCTTAATCGATGCTGTTGTTCATGCTGTCAATGAAGACTATGCTGAAATGGCAAATGACTTCACTAGGCTGGGTTTTCTCGCTAGTGGAACAGATGTAGCCCCAATTATTCCAGCACTAGAAGCCATTTGGCAAAACTCAGCTGGAAAAGGCCTGGCAGATTTCAATTTCCGGAGTGTGACTG GGAAGTTCAATCAGCTCGTCTACAACTTCCCAATCCGCATTCCAGAAAGGTTTTCTTTGGTTATCCGTTCGTTGTTGACGCAAGAAGGAATTTGCTTCACACTAAAGCCTGATTTTAAGTTTCTTGAG GTTGCATATCCATATGTAGCAAAGCGTCTGTTGACAGATCCAAACCCTGCTCTGAGAGAACGCCTGATTCAG GTATTATTCAAAGATGGGGCATTCCAGTGGAAACGACTAGAAAACCTTATAGTTCTTGCCAAGGAGAATGTGTCCAAGATGAGCAGCAATCCTGCACTGAAAAAGAACAGTTC GCAAGCTGTGAGAAGTCAACAGCTGGAGAGCAAACTTGATCTCACTGAAACAATAAAGGATGGAGCACGGATGTTCCTTATCGATGCTGGGATCAGGAGACAACTTATACTGGCTTTCACTGAAGACTCCAAGTTGCATGTAGAAGAG CTTGTTGATGTGTACAGACTGGTTGAAGATCAAATAGATATGCCTTCAGTTGCCCTTGAGGTTCTCCAAG ATCTGCCATCCGTTGTGCGCGATTTCATGCTTTCTTGGAGTGACTCCATCCTGTCGGATCGCCGGTACTAA
- the LOC120644111 gene encoding protein ACTIVITY OF BC1 COMPLEX KINASE 1, chloroplastic-like isoform X1 yields MATAACAPPLGATERVPLPRKGKENHFPPCPNRGRVEVNKSARLGAEGKESGPRNSWELRKGVSFRRRFRRRRAPKFAISSRYQNLRPKMELCTACIWTSAHWSQTVNPNRQASYHGFVRSISASPQRRRRSTLCVMNAASTSAPVSSQGVTQLPRSNGPGLKSISSNKPSSAMEQLDIERGVCIPFRKYTPEMVRKKVLDSRGSILSLASRGVEIIWKLGFYWSSLMYDFLVGRDEEIVPYRARQLRNLLCDLGPSFIKAGQVLANRPDIIREDYMNELCILQDDVPPVPNQVAFAIIEEELGQPLERLFSKISSETIAAASLGQVYRATLRETGEDVAIKVQRPGIEPIIYRDLFLFRTLASFLNGISLQKLGCNAELIVDEFGEKLLEELDYTLEATNIEDFLENFKDDPTVKIPQVYKQLSGSRVLVMEWIDGIRCTDPQAIKEAGIDVEGFLTVGVSAALRQLLEFGLFHGDPHPGNIFAMRDGRIAYVDFGNVAVLSQQNKQILIDAVVHAVNEDYAEMANDFTRLGFLASGTDVAPIIPALEAIWQNSAGKGLADFNFRSVTGKFNQLVYNFPIRIPERFSLVIRSLLTQEGICFTLKPDFKFLEVAYPYVAKRLLTDPNPALRERLIQVLFKDGAFQWKRLENLIVLAKENVSKMSSNPALKKNSSQAVRSQQLESKLDLTETIKDGARMFLIDAGIRRQLILAFTEDSKLHVEELVDVYRLVEDQIDMPSVALEVLQDLPSVVRDFMLSWSDSILSDRRY; encoded by the exons TTTGCCATCTCTTCTAGATATCAGAACTTGAGGCCCAAGATGGAGCTCTGCACGGCATGTATCTGGACTTCAGCGCACTGGTCTCAAACAGTAAATCCTAACAGACAAGCATCATACCATGGATTTGTGAGGTCAATCTCCGCATCACCCCAAAGGAGAAGGCGATCAACCCTCTGTGTCATGAATGCTGCATCAACTAGTGCTCCAGTCTCATCTCAAGGCGTAACCCAACTTCCACGCAGCAACGGCCCAGGTCTCAAAAGTATATCCAGCAACAAACCCAGCAGTGCAATGGAGCAACTTGATATTGAACGTGGTGTTTGTATCCCATTCCGAAAGTACACTCCAGAAATG GTCAGGAAAAAGGTTTTGGATTCAAGAGGCTCCATACTATCCCTCGCTAGTCGGGGAGTGGAGATAATTTGGAAACTCGGATTTTACTGGTCATCTCTAATGTATGACTTCTTGGTTGGACGGGATGAAGAAATTGTTCCATATCGCGCCCGCCAGCTTCGCAATCTTTTATGTGACCTGGGGCCATCTTTCATCAAAGCAGGACAG GTTCTAGCAAACAGACCTGATATTATTCGAGAGGATTATATGAATGAACTCTGCATCTTGCAAGATGATGTTCCTCCAGTCCCTAACCAG GTGGCTTTTGCCATAATTGAGGAGGAACTTGGACAGCCTCTAGAGAGATTGTTCAGCAAAATTTCATCGGAGACAATAGCAGCAGCTAGTTTGGGTCAAGTTTACCGCGCGACACTAAGAGAAACTGGCGAGGATGTTGCTATTAAG GTTCAGAGACCAGGGATTGAACCAATAATATACCGAGACCTTTTTCTGTTCCGCACTTTGGCTTCATTTTTGAATGGGATTAGTCTTCAGAAATTAGGGTGCAACGCAGAGCTTATTGTTGATGAATTTGGTGAAAAACTTTTGGAGGAACTTGATTACACTCTT GAAGCTACAAATATCGAGGATTTCCTAGAAAATTTTAAGGATGACCCAACTGTTAAGATACCTCAAGTGTACAAGCAACTCTCAGGTTCTCGTGTTCTGGTGATGGAGTGGATAGATGGAATTAGATGTACGGACCCACAG GCTATAAAAGAAGCTGGAATTGATGTGGAAGGCTTTCTAACAGTTGGAGTAAGTGCTGCCTTGCGTCAGTTACTTGAATTTGGTCTTTTCCATGGAGATCCACACcctggaaatatttttgcaatGCGTGATGGTCGGATTGCATATGTCGACTTTGGCAATGTGGCCGTCCTTAGCCAG CAAAATAAACAAATCTTAATCGATGCTGTTGTTCATGCTGTCAATGAAGACTATGCTGAAATGGCAAATGACTTCACTAGGCTGGGTTTTCTCGCTAGTGGAACAGATGTAGCCCCAATTATTCCAGCACTAGAAGCCATTTGGCAAAACTCAGCTGGAAAAGGCCTGGCAGATTTCAATTTCCGGAGTGTGACTG GGAAGTTCAATCAGCTCGTCTACAACTTCCCAATCCGCATTCCAGAAAGGTTTTCTTTGGTTATCCGTTCGTTGTTGACGCAAGAAGGAATTTGCTTCACACTAAAGCCTGATTTTAAGTTTCTTGAG GTTGCATATCCATATGTAGCAAAGCGTCTGTTGACAGATCCAAACCCTGCTCTGAGAGAACGCCTGATTCAG GTATTATTCAAAGATGGGGCATTCCAGTGGAAACGACTAGAAAACCTTATAGTTCTTGCCAAGGAGAATGTGTCCAAGATGAGCAGCAATCCTGCACTGAAAAAGAACAGTTC GCAAGCTGTGAGAAGTCAACAGCTGGAGAGCAAACTTGATCTCACTGAAACAATAAAGGATGGAGCACGGATGTTCCTTATCGATGCTGGGATCAGGAGACAACTTATACTGGCTTTCACTGAAGACTCCAAGTTGCATGTAGAAGAG CTTGTTGATGTGTACAGACTGGTTGAAGATCAAATAGATATGCCTTCAGTTGCCCTTGAGGTTCTCCAAG ATCTGCCATCCGTTGTGCGCGATTTCATGCTTTCTTGGAGTGACTCCATCCTGTCGGATCGCCGGTACTAA